Proteins from one Panthera leo isolate Ple1 chromosome D1, P.leo_Ple1_pat1.1, whole genome shotgun sequence genomic window:
- the LOC122201239 gene encoding olfactory receptor 52N2-like, producing MYGVNSSRLTPRYFILNGIPKLEAAHTWISLTFCIMYIIAVLGNCGLIHLISHKEVLHRPMYYFLSLLSLTDANACTLHVPNMLCIFCFNLKGIDFIACLVHVFFIHMLTSMECGVLMLMALDCYVAICYPLRYSTILTNTAITKVGFATCSRSVLLTIPFTFLITHLPFCRGNLIHHTYCDHMSLAKLSCGSIKIDAIYGLVAVILIAGFDIFCTCMSYTLIICAVVNLSSADACHKAFSTCTSHIGAIVITYVPAFFNFFTHHFGGCSIPHHVHIFIANLYMLLPPTLNPIVSEMKTKQIREGVIKLFFTEKDILSMS from the coding sequence ATGTATGGAGTCAACAGCTCCAGGCTGACACCAAGATACTTCATTCTCAATGGGATTCCTAAACTGGAAGCTGCACACACCTGGATCTCCCTGACATTCTGCATCATGTACATCATTGCTGTCCTAGGGAACTGTGGGCTCATCCACCTCATTAGCCACAAGGAGGTCCTGCATCGGCCCATGTACTACTTCCTGTCCTTGCTGTCCCTTACAGATGCTAATGCATGTACTTTGCATGTCCCTAATATGTTATGTATCTTTTGTTTCAATCTCAAAGGGATCGACTTCATTGCCTGCCTTGTGCATGTGTTTTTCATCCACATGCTAACAAGTATGGAGTGTGGTGTGCTCATGCTTATGGCCTTGGATTGCTATGTGGCTATTTGCTATCCTCTGCGCTATTCtaccatcctcaccaacactgcgATTACCAAGGTTGGGTTTGCCACCTGCAGTAGAAGTGTGTTGCTCACAATCCCATTTACTTTCCTGATCACACATCTCCCCTTCTGCAGGGGAAACCTCATCCACCACACCTACTGTGACCACATGTCATTGGCTAAATTATCCTGTGGCAGCATCAAGATTGATGCTATCTATGGTCTAGTAGCTGTCATATTGATTGCAGGATTTGATATTTTCTGTACCTGCATGTCTTACACTCTGATTATCTGTGCTGTAGTAAATCTGTCATCTGCAGATGCTTGCCACAAAGCCTTTAGCACCTGCACATCACACATAGGTGCTATTGTTATCACCTATGTCCCAGCCTTCTTTAACTTCTTCACTCACCACTTTGGGGGATGCTCCATACCTCACCATGTTCATATTTTCATAGCCAACCTCTACATGTTGCTGCCTCCCACTTTGAATCCAATTGTCTCTGAAATGAAGACCAAGCAGATTCGTGAAGGAgtgatcaaattattttttacagagaaagaTATTTTGAGTATGAGCTAA